One part of the Vicia villosa cultivar HV-30 ecotype Madison, WI linkage group LG6, Vvil1.0, whole genome shotgun sequence genome encodes these proteins:
- the LOC131610391 gene encoding protein cornichon homolog 1-like, whose product MPFDLFFWLLICFPLNVALLASAFYQVLMLSDLEADYINPYDASSRINYFVLPEFIAQGLFCALFLFTGHWFMFLLMLPLASYHGMLYVKRQHLLDVTEVFRVLNAEKKFRIAKIAFYLTMVIITIFRLVLLAVFYLDMDDE is encoded by the exons ATGCCTTTCGATTTGTTCTTCTGGCTTCTCATTTGTTTCCCTCTCAATGTTGCCCTTTTAGCCTCAGCTTTCTACCAG GTTTTGATGTTATCTGACTTAGAAGCTGATTATATAAACCCTTATGATGCTTCATCTCGGATCAATTACTTTGTGCTTCCTGAGTTTATTGCTCAAGGATTGTTTTGCGCTCTCTTTCTCTTCACCGGTCACTGGTTCATGTTTCTTCTCATGCTTCCTCTTGCTTCCTATCATGGGATGCT GTATGTTAAGCGGCAGCATCTCCTTGATGTTACTGAAGTGTTTAGGGTACTCAATGCTGAGAAGAAATTTCGGATAGCCAAAATTGCTTTTTACCTAACAATGGTTATTATAACTATCTTCAG GCTTGTATTACTCGCCGTCTTCTATTTAGATATGGATGATGAATGA